GTAATTGTCGTAGATGCCCCTTTCATCTCCTCAGAGGAGAGTGAACCTTCACGAGCCTTTGTAGCAAGTTGGTTAATCTCATCAGAAATACGGAAAATCGATTTACGGTCTGTATCTTTGACGACTGGAACAAGAAGTCCTTTTTCAGTGTCAGCTGCAATTCCAATATTATAGTAATGCTTGTGCACGATTTCTTCAGTTGAATCGTCAAGAGACGTGTTAAGCATAGGGTACTCACGAATAGCGGATGTTAGAGCTTTTACAACGTAAGGTAAATACGTTAACTTAACCCCTTTTTCTTCTGCAACAGGCTTAAATTGCTTTCGGTGTGCAACAAGGTTTGCTACTTCCACCTCATCCATCAATGTCACGTGAGGAGCAGTACGTTTAGAGTTCACCATTGCTTTTGAAATAGCTTTACGGATACCAGACATTTTTTCTCTTGTTTCTAGCTCTTCATTAGCTGGCTGGTAAGCTGCAACAGGCTTTTTCTCTTGTGCTTGCTCTGACGCTTCCGAAGCGGCTGGGGCACTTTCTTCAACTTGAACGTCACCTGAAAGATAGGCATCAATATCTCCTTTTAGGACCCGGCTGTTTTTACCTGTTCCTTTTACTTTACGGATATTGACATTCTTTTCACGGGCATATTTGCGTACAGACGGCATTGCGATAATTCGGGAATTTTCATCCACTTCCTCATCAGCTTCAGGAGCAGAAGCAACCGGAGCTTC
The genomic region above belongs to Bacillus sp. A301a_S52 and contains:
- a CDS encoding 2-oxo acid dehydrogenase subunit E2, with the protein product MAYEFKLPDIGEGIHEGEIVKWEVKEGDEIKEDDVLCEVQNDKAVVEIPSPVEGTVKEILVEEGVVTEVGTVIITFETDAEQPEDAHGGGEEDTKEDTDAKEEAPVASAPEADEEVDENSRIIAMPSVRKYAREKNVNIRKVKGTGKNSRVLKGDIDAYLSGDVQVEESAPAASEASEQAQEKKPVAAYQPANEELETREKMSGIRKAISKAMVNSKRTAPHVTLMDEVEVANLVAHRKQFKPVAEEKGVKLTYLPYVVKALTSAIREYPMLNTSLDDSTEEIVHKHYYNIGIAADTEKGLLVPVVKDTDRKSIFRISDEINQLATKAREGSLSSEEMKGASTTITNIGSAGGQWFTPVINHPEVAILGLGRIQEKAVVKDGEVVVAPVLALSLSFDHRMIDGATAQHALNHIKRLLNDPQLLVMEG